One stretch of Zootoca vivipara chromosome 8, rZooViv1.1, whole genome shotgun sequence DNA includes these proteins:
- the LOC118090303 gene encoding LOW QUALITY PROTEIN: uncharacterized protein LOC118090303 (The sequence of the model RefSeq protein was modified relative to this genomic sequence to represent the inferred CDS: inserted 1 base in 1 codon): protein MKLVGNFPLPLLYADQQWKCXTECDPQYKGGKKLKLEGKDLMSVPRQIFALQGLRVLEMTPERESCLRYRMDLVPHEIGHLQNLALLYLDSNNLKEVPAEIGSLGKLERLTLSNNSITSLPEEIGGLQKLHSLHLANNSLAELPTPVCQLRNLVFLDATDNHISTIPDTIKQLQKLETLLLLFNSLRHLPRGVCSLKTLKTLWLGQNNLKALPSNFGQLVNLDWGSNYCSCSFEGNPLVQPPPEVCSGGPVVIREYFASLRG from the exons ATGAAACTAGTCGGCAACTTCCCTCTGCCCCTACTCTATGCTGACCAGCAATGGAAAT CAACGGAATGTGACCCTCAGTACAAAGGTGGGAAAAAACTCAAACTGGAAGGCAAAGATTTGATGTCAGTGCCTCGCCAGATCTTTGCACTGCAAGGATTGCGAGTTTTGGAGATGACTCCGGAACGAGAGAGCTGCCTGAGGTACAGGATGGATCTCGTCCCTCATGAGATTGGCCACTTGCAAAACCTGGCCTTGCTCTACCTGGACTCCAACAACCTGAAAGAGGTCCCTGCTGAGATAGGCTCCTTAGGCAAGCTGGAGAGGCTCACCCTCAGCAACAACAGCATAACCTCTCTGCCTGAGGAAATAGGAGGGCTCCAGAAGCTCCATAGCCTCCATTTGGCAAACAACAGCCTGGCAGAGCTCCCTACACCTGTTTGTCAGCTGAGGAACCTGGTTTTCTTAGATGCTACTGATAACCACATCAGCACCATCCCTGACACCATTAAGCAGCTGCAGAAACTGGaaacgctgctgctgcttttcaattCTCTCAGGCATCTGCCAAGGGGAGTCTGTTCCTTAAAGACCTTGAAGACTCTCTGGCTAGGACAGAACAACCTCAAGGCTCTCCCATCAAACTTTGGTCAGCTGGTAAACTTGGACTGGGGTTCAAATTACTGTTCCTGCAGTTTTGAAGGGAATCCTTTGGTGCAACCACCTCCTGAAGTGTGCAGTGGAGGACCTGTTGTGATCAGAGAGTATTTTGCCTCCTTAAGGGGATAG